TTAGTTTTACGATTGAGAAGCTTTTTCACTTCAGGTAGCCATTCTACACCATTACCTGTCTTTATTATTTCTTTACTAATCTTTACCCACTCCACACGTACACCTTGGGACGGTATTATTGCTCTCAAGTGTCCTTTGCAAAGAGGAGTGTTAAAGCAACTAGGGTTCACACTACCTGCGGCTAGAAAATTCATACGTGTTCTTACACATTTTTCACAACTACCGCAGTTACGATCTGACTGATCGCCCTCCCAACATACACGAAGGTTTTGTATACCTAGCGACCACTCTGCAATGACTTTGAGTTTATCCGTACGATTAAAACCAGATCCATCGTGGATAATCCTAAAACTACCAGAACTCAATAATGGATCAGTCATTGGATGCGACCCCCAAGGAGGCAATCGTTCATAAGTATCACTACTACCAATTAGTCCTATCCCAGCATAACTATTCAATCCGCAAAGAACAGAAACAAGAGCAGCACCACAATGATGCTCCCAGTTAATAGGAAAAATGTTTCGAATATTTGTTTTTACTATTAATAAAGCTAAATCCAAATCATCAAGTGATTCAGCTGCCTTTTTAGCTGCTCCAAAAAACCCTTCTATATCATCTAGCGGTATATCAAAACCATGTACAAAGACACCCGCTCGAAGTGACTGCGTTCTGTATCCTGCTTTTCCTTTAGCGTGGCGATAAGAAGTAAACTGTGCATCTGCACCACCAGAAAATGCTGATACAGCTCCATTTACTGGTATTTCATTCTCTCTTATATGCTCAACTTTTATTTCAACTAAAGAATACAGTTCTGGATACCATTTTTCCCAAACGTATTGAAACTCAGTTAAATTAGATAGTAATTCTCGAGAAACGCTGCCATATACTCTAATATCAGTTCCCATTATCATAGCGGAATGTAATACAGCAATTAAATAAGCGTCACAATTATCATCTTCAGGCATTGGCAAGTCTGTAGGATAAATAAACCACAACTCTTTTTCAGTAGACTCTCCAGTAGCAGCGTTTTCTTTTATTAGGCAAGCACGACGCTGTCCTTCGCTATTTACATCAAGAGACTGTGGATATAGTTCAACATAACTTCTCAAAAAGTATTCCTTATTTATAATATAAACTATAACTTTAATATTATACTAGCTAGAATGTTATAGATATACGCTTATCTCAAAAATAATAGTATTATATTTTGTATAAAACATAATACTTTTTAAATATAACTATCTTCCCTGAAAGTCATTAATACGTTGGTCAATTATACTGCCATTTTTGATAATTAGTGCTGATTCTAATACTGGGTTTGCAGTACCTTCAATTAAATCATCTAAATAACTTATTAAGTTCTCACTTAAGCTGTCAGAAACTGTTTTATGAAATAATGTTGGAGTATGATCAACCACATAATGTACTATATTATCAATGATATATGTTGGATTATTCAATGTTGTAGGAACAGATGTTTCAAAACCACCATTTCTATCACATGAAATATCAATAATTAACGCACCTTTTTTCATGCGCTTTAAATCTTCTTTATAAATAATATGATCCTTACGATTAGTATTCCATAAAACACCATTTACAAGTACATCATAACTCCCTACATCTTTGCGGAAGAATGCTTCAGTACGGCGATCATATACAGTTACTTCAGCACCCATCATAGTTAATACTTTTAAGGCACCACGTGCAATATTACCACGGCCTATCAAAGCTACTTTTGTGTTGTAAGGAAATAAACCGTGTAAGGTATATGCATGAACTATTGCTGCTTCGCCCGCAATCTCATTATTTCGCCAGAAAACATGTCTTCCTTGGTCAAACATATCCTCCCAAGCATAAGCTGTTATATGATTTTCAATTAGCTTATTCGTAATACCTATATTTTGTATAGCATGTATCCAACCAAATATTATTTGGCCATTTAACTGATTTAAATAATCAGCATCACCAACTTTAGGATCGCAGATAATATCTTTTTTTAATACTTGTTCGCGTGTTGCAATATGAATTCCCCATTGAACGTAATCTTCATCACTATAACCAAGCACTTCTCCATAACCTTTTTCAATATAAATACAACTTGGATTCTTTAAGTTTATTAGATAACTAGGCGTCAAGGCACGTCTATTTTCATTTAATTTATCACTAATAGGAAAGCCGATTTTTTTCACGTAATAACATCCTTTTCAGAAACAATGTTCATCAACACTCTTTTATCAAATACTCTAGTAGGGCATCAGAAAGCATACTAAGAATTAAAGAAGGGTAAAAGCAAGATATAAATCTGGAGTTATGAAGACACAAATAGAGATCGACTATAGTGAGTTCAGTATAAAAACGATACAGCGGGACTGGGATGCAACGTATCTGTTTTATTTGGGATTGACTATATTCCAACTATTACACCTTACCCATTCCAAATAGACGCTATTTCTAAGTCTTTTGTCCATAGCTCGTAATACGCTATGTTTTTACCATAACTATTATCGACGACAGAGGAAGGGACATCAACTAAGCAAGATAAAATATGACCGTGCAAGCGTGAAGTGACTACTCCATCATAACTTGAGAACTTTTTTGACATTCTATGAACTAAGGCTTCTGAGTGACTACTCCAAATTTTAAAAATTACTTTATCTAATAAATTGAGCCTCAGCTTCTTATTAAGTCGAGTTAATTTATAAACACGACGTAAAACTCTATGGTCATTCTTAGTAAGCCAGTCACTCCAATCAAAATAGTCGTCCTCTTTAATTTTTTTTTGTAGTTGTAGTTGTGTAGGGTTTACCTCTATGTCATTTCTTAGAAAATATAAAATAGGTTTTTCTTTAACAGATTTAGGTAAAGTATCATAGAGTTCATGTGCCATATCTGGCATCAAGTAAGTATGATCAGAAAACTCTTTAAAAACATCATATGTTGGTTTATCTCGAGCAAACATGATGACATTATTATGACTCCTAAAAATATTTTTCGATTTTTCTTTATTTTTACTCTCACTGAAGAAAGCCGTTTGTGGCAAAATGATAACTCTATTATTTGGGAAAGCCTTTATTATATTCTCTCGTAATATTTGATGAATATCATAAATATCACCAAAATTACCTCCGCCTTGGCATATAATTGTTGTACTTTTAGTTACAGAGCTCTTCACACAAGAAACGTTAGTATTATGAACTGATAAATGCGACTTTATATTTATGTTATTGTTTTTAAAAAACTGAACAGTACCCGATAATATTAGTAAATCACCAATATTATGATACAAAGGAAAGTCTATAAAAATCACATCATTTTTATCTTCTATAAACTCTAATATTTTGTTGAGTTTATTTTTTAATAAGCGCATGGCTGTCAAAATAATATCTCCATTGTAAGTTATTCAGTTTTACAGTCAGTCTACTTCGGAATATTATAAATATTAAAATATCATTACAACACTATCAACATTAGTTTTAAAAAGACAGTAAAGTAATAGCACTTTCTAAGTTAGATTGTTAATTCAATGAAAGCCAAGATCCATTCAAAAACTTGGCTTTTTTAATAGTGCATTAACACTGGACAAATAATACTTAATCAATAAAATCTAACCAACCCATATACTGCTCATTGCGGCCGTGAACCACATCAAAATATAGAGTTTGTAATTTTTCAGTCATCTCACCGCGACCACCATTACCAATTTTACGATCGTCATATTCACGAATAGGTGTGACTTCAGCAGCCGTACCGGTCATAAATATTTCGTCAGCCAGATAAAACTCATCGCGAGTGATGCGACGTTCAGTGACTTTAATACCTAAATCAGCAGCAAACTGAATAATCGTGCGACGAGTAATACCATCTAGTGCCCCGCCCGCTAAATCTGGGGTATGTAGCTCGCCATTCTTAACTAAGAATAAGTTTTCACCTGAGCCTTGGCAGACATAACCTTGTGAGTCCATCATGATTGCTTCGTCATAGCCGTTACGAGTGACTTCTCGATTGGCCATAATAGACACTGGATAATTACTCGAGGCTTTGGCTTTGCACATGGTCACATTAGGTAGATGATGCGTGTACGATGAAGTCTTTACACGGATACCATTTTGGATACCTTCTTCACCAAGATAAGCACCCCAATGCCAGGCCGCAACCATCGCATTGACACTATTATCATGAGCCGCTAAGCCTAGCTTTTCTGCGCCGAGCCATATCAGCGGACGAATATAGGCTTCTTCTAGATTGTTCTGCTTGACCACATCTTTATGTGCTTGCTCAAGAGTAGCCGCATCAAAAGGCACTTCCAATTGAAAAATAAAGGCCGAACCCAGCAAACGCTCGACATGATCAGTTAAGCGAAAAACGGCAGTACGCTTGTCCGCCGTTTGGTAAGCGCGAACGCCTTCAAATACCGCAATGCCGTAATGTAGGCTGTGGGTCAATACATGAACCTTGGCATCTGGCTGATCTATCATCGTGCCATTCATCCAAAGCTTGCCATCTTGTGTTGCCATGTTCATTTTATATTCCTTTTGCTAGCGCTGTCGTCTAACTTTTTTGAGTAAGTGTTGATTAAAGTTATCTCTACCAATGATGCTGATTCTAAACGACTATCTATTTTCAGACTTTATAGTGTGCAAATGATTATATCACTGGCAGACTAAGCGAATGAAATATTTTAGTTGGGGGTTAAGTGGCTTTTATTTATATCAACTTGCTGGTTGATATGACCTACTGTTCCTCTGTTGGTTCTACACCCATAAGATGCTGCCATTGAGCTTGCACCAAAGCTCTAGTGTCTGTCCATAACGACTCATCAACTAATAACGATTGCTCAGATAAAGCCAATTGATGGGTCGCTGCCCGAATTCTTAAATAAGCATCAGTCAAGTCCTGACATACTTGCGTGTTCCAGATACCCAGCAATGCCACTTCTTCAAAGATACGAACGTTATCACTCCATTTAGTGAGCGTTGGATAGTCATGGGAATAAGCCAGTACCGCAAACTGAGCCAGAAACTCAATGTCAATAATACCACCAGCATCTTGTTTTAAATGAAACTTGCCAGCTTGTTGTTGCCACTGACTGGTGCCCAGATGTTTTTGCATCTTAATACGCATGCTCGTCACTTCTATACGCACCTGTTCTAGAGTACGTGGCAATGCCAGCACCGTTCGACGAATATCACAAAAGCGCATAGTCACACGCTTGTCACCGCAGATCGCCCGTGCTCGTACTAGTGCTTGATGTTCCCATGACCAGGCCTTACGCAGCTGATAAGTCTCAAACGCGTGACAGGAGACTACCATCATGCCGGCATTCCCAGAGGGACGCAAGCGCATGTCAACTTCATAAGCGCGACCATCACGGGTTTGGGTATTTAAAAAGGTCATCAACTTTTGAGCGAGGCGCGCCGCAAACTTCATGCCACTTACCGAATGCTCGCCCGTGGTCATGCCCTGCTCTTTTATCTTGTGTAAGAACACCAGATCTAAATCGGAAGAATACGAGAGTTCAAGCCCGCCAAGCTTGCCATAACCAATGATAGCAAAGCCACAATCCGCTTCAGTAACCGGATCACCATCTTGAGCGATGGGGTAACCATAGCGCTTAACTATTTCTGCAAAGGCACGCTCAAGCGCCGCCTCTAACACCACTGCTGCGATGTGTGTTAGAGAATCTGACACCTTCATAATAGGCCGCTCAGCGAGCACATCACTAGCGGCCACTGCCAATACTTGATTCTTTTTGAATAAGCGCAGTACACTGAGCAGTTTTTCTTCGTCACTGGGCTCTACCCGTAATAACTGTTGACGTAAAATATCACGCAGCTCAGGCTTATCAGGCAAGTGACGATAGCGCTGCTGTAAAAAAGTATCGAGCAATACCGGATAACGAGCCAGCTCTTTGGCAATCCAAGGACTGGCTGACAGCATCGGAATCAATTCGACCGTCGCGTTAGGGTTTTCTGCGATCATAACTAAATAAATGGAACGGCGACAAATAGCCTCAAGCAGGGCAATCAAGCGCGGCAGTGCGGTATTGGCTAATTGCTGGTGTTCTTGATGCGACAGCAGCGCATGTACGATCAGGGGGTAGGCTTCATCTAAACGAGTTCTGGCCTCATCACTAAGGTTAGCCACCATCTTTGACTGCCAAAAAACCGCTAATTGCGCACGATTCTCTTCGGTTAATACGGTATCGAGCTGAGCGATTTTTTTATCAAGATCAACCGGCTCAAGGGCAGTGTCTTCTTGTGCCGGAGTTTGACGTTCAGTCACCATCCGCTCAAACGGTACGTTGACAGTGTCCCGGTGGTGGTTGAGTGTCGTCAGTAATGCCGTCCAATCTTCAAAACCAAGAGTAATGGCGAGGTTATGCTGCCACTGAGCATCATGCGGCAAACGCTGGGTCTGTTGATCATTAATCGCTTGAATGCCATGCTCAAGCCGACGTAAGAATCGATAGGCCGCCTGTAATTGCTCATAAGTTAACTGCTCTAGGTAGCCCAATTTGCATAAGGCTTGCAAAGCTTGCAAGCAAGACTTGACCTGTAACTGTGGGTGCCTACCGCCATGAATCAACTGAAAAGCTTGTACAATAAATTCAATATCGCGGATGCCACCTGCCCCAAGCTTGATATTGTCCAAATCCTCACGCTGCGCCACTTGATTTTGAATTAACGATTTCATCTCACGCAGCGCCGAAAATGCACTATAGTCAACATAGTATCGAAAGACGAACGGCTTGATAAGGGCTTGTAGTTGGTCATAAAACGGCGGTGGAATTTGACCAACCACGCGCGCCTTTAACCAAGCAAAACGCTCCCAGGGACGACCATGATGGGTAAAGTATTTTTTTAGTGCTGATAGATGAATAGCGAGGTCACTACCGTCACCCCATGGGCGCAAGCGCATGTCTACCCGAAATACAAAGCCATCAGCGGTATTATTATCAAGCAGCTTGATAATGCCTTGACCCAATCTAGTCATAAAACGCTTATTATCTATACTGCGTGTACCCTGAGCCTTGTCACCATCAGTCTCACCTCGGCCCTGATGTACAAATATCAGATCAATATCACTAGACAGGTTCAGCTCATGAGCCCCTAGCTTACCCATCGCCATAATCGCCATATCATCAATTTGGCTGTTACCTTTGGCGTTAATAAACATGGGATGCCCATACTGCCTAGCTAGGTGCTGATAGGTATACTCCTTAGCAAATAAAATACAGCCATCAGCGAATTCAGACAGCTCATCAGTCAGTTGCTCAAGCGTAATTAATGCCAAGGCATCTTGCCAAATCCAACGCATCATTAGCAGCATACGCAGATGCCGTAGACCACTCATTACCTTGGACTCATCAGCCAGCTGGTAATTCTCATCTAAGGTATAATCTTGAATAAGATCATCAATTTGCTGGCGAGTTAAGGTATATTCTAATGGATAGCTGCGTAAAAATGTCTGGCACGAAACCGTTCGACTTTCCCAAATCTGATACGCAAACTCACTGGCAGTTTCCAGTACTTGTAGCTGGATGGGTGTAGGCTGGTAACCGGTACTATTGGGTGTGGCAGATAGCATAACGACAACAACTCCTGGCAGCATAGAAGGATAAGGCTACGTAAACTTAGCGGAAATTTTATCGTTTTTTCTTACGATATGACCATAGTAATCCTTGACTATAATGAGTACAGAATTACTTTTAACAGCGTTATCATCCTCTGATTTAGTCGGCTTTATGGTAGCATGAATAATGCAAACATAGACGGCGTGCCTTTCTTTTTGTAGCAATCTTCTGTCTAGGTGGCTATCAAGACCACCTCAAGCAAGACCACCTCAAGGCTCGAGACCCATGAACACTTTAGTCAAAAAGGTGCCTCTATAGAAGGATTTTTGGTCTTTGACTTCAAACACCAGTTTGACGATGCCAAAAAACAGCTTGGGGAGTGGTATAATACTAGCGACCTGCAATACTTGCGATACGATACCTATGACTATGCTTGCAACCGCTGCCCCTACTACACTGCTATTAATTACCGCTGACCCCAGTCATCCGCTTGCTCATTTAGCACTACGCTATGCTCGAGCATTGCTTCAACTCACAGTAACGGCTACTGCTGCTAGTAACGAGGGTGATGATGGTACTGGCCAGCTTAATAGCTCTGATGTACCTCATAGCCCTGCTACCAGTGATAATATAAAGCAGCCGCTAAACATCTTCTTTTATGCCGATGCCGCGTATACTGCCAATCGCTTACGCTGGCAATCTGCTGACCAGCTAAACTTAACACAGCAGTGGCAACGTCTGTCTGAGCAGTATCAGCTGCCGCTACCAAGCTGTGTCAGTACTGCGCTCACCCGCGGTATTAGCGATACTGACAATAGCGCTCGTCACCGGTTAGATGGCGAAAATCTAGCGACAGGGTTTCATTTAGTAGGATTAAGTGAGCTGGCAATGATGATGCAGGGTGACTGCCGCCTGATACAGTTCTAATAACGCCTTATTGGGAATAAACCATGAAATTACTCATTCAGCTGCGCACACCGACCGAAGTGGCCAGTTATGAAGGCTGCGCGCTCGCTTTGACATTGGCGACCTTTGGTCATGAGGTGCAGCTGTATTTGGACGCGTCAGTGTTTGGCTTATTACTGCAGCCCAAATCCCGTTTACAGGGTATGATTCAGTCTCTCGAATTATATGACATGCCAGCCGCTTGGCTACCTAATGACGTGTTTAGCGGTTGGCTCACGGGTATGTTGCCAGCTGACTTGGCGACGCAATTGACATTGATACCTGCAATCATTAACTCACAAGACTTTGATCAGATTCTAAGCTTCTAGCTTCTAGCTTCTAGCTTCTGATCATTGTATATATCATAGCCACACCAATTGGACACCCTTATGGCCACCTTATACCAATTACACAGCGCCATGGATACCCTGAGGCGCAGCACTAAAGAAATAGCGCTGACCTGGCGCGCTGGCGACAGTATTCTATTACTGGGTACGACGGTCGCTTTTATTGACTGGTTAGAGGCTTATTTGGATGAGAGTGAAATACGAGGTGTTGGCGGTATTTATGCGCTTGTCGATGATGTGGCACAGCTAGCAGCCAGTACGACCGCTGAGCTAAACCTCAATGCCAAATTGACCCGAATTTTGACTGATGAAGAGTGGGTTAAAATGACCCAAGACCCCCAGTTTGATAAAGTGGTAACCATTGCCTTATGACTATTTCTACCAAGCCTACTATTGCTAATAACGCGTCTATCAGCAGTGGCGACATTACGTTGGATCAAGACGGCCACTTATGTGATCATTCCATTTGGACACCTATACTTGCCCAACAGCTTGCAGATACGTTGGATGTCAATTTGAGTGTTGAACATCTGCAGATCTTGCAGCAAGTACGCGCATTTTTTGATAAATTCAATCACGCGCCTGCTACTCGTCCACTGATCAAATGGCTACAACAGACCCTACCTGAGCACGAGATTAGTAATCAAAAGCTACAACAATTATTCAATACCGGCTTGGTCGCCCGCCATGTTAATCGTCTTGCTGGACTGCCCAAACCGCCTAACTGTTTATAATGCTTAGCAGGTTATAACGCCTAGCGAGTCATAACGCTTGGCGCACCAGCCGGTATCATTTCGGATCATAGACCGTGAGAGTCTCGTAGCCTACACTGCGACCTTCATCGCCACCAAAGCCTTGCTGACGCCATACTTCATACAAACAAATCGCCACGCTATTGGATAAGTTCAAGCTGCGCGAGTCAGGTAGCATGGGCAGTCTCAACCAATGAGCGGCGCCAATATCATCACGTATCACCTCCAACAAACCTGCGGTCTCAGAGCCAAATACCAGTGCGACATTGGGCGCTGTATTTAATGCGCCATTAGCGTCAGTATTTGATGATTGCTCCGGACTGTCTTCCAAGCTATCTTTTAAACTGTCTTTTAAACTGTCTTTTGAATTGGCATTTGGCTGAGCAGTAAAATCATAATCATAAAACGGCTTGCTAAGCTTGGTGGTCAATGCCGTGATGATCTGGCAGTCTGCCGCTATTAATGCCTGTTTCGCCACCATCCAGTCATCATGCACTTTTAAATGTGCATATTCATGGTAATCAAGGCCTGCACGGCGTAACTTCTTATCATCCAGTTCAAACCCTAAAGGTCTCACTAAATGTAGCTGCGCACCGCTATTAGCACACAAACGAATAATATTGCCGGTGTTGCTGGGCATTTTTGGGGCTACCAGCACAATGTGTATGGTCATAACAATTCCGTAAGTTGTTCAATCAATAACTGAGTAAGGGTCTGGTCTGTCTTTATAACTATGTTCTGCTTATAACTCATTAGTATAAGAGTATAAGTAACCCTAATTAAATGACAGCTATGTAAGGCAGTTTGTAGTTGAGCGTAATGAGAAGTTACAGTTTAGTTTCAATAATTACATTTTGATACTGTGCATAGTTTTTAACTTTTATTATGATAGCTATGTTGGATTGCAGTGCAATGCTAAGGATCAGGAAGACATTTTTTATCATGTCTGACATGACTTAATAACAGTGTCACTTTATTCTAAAATTAGTTTATGGCGTTTTAGCCAAAAGCTCAACGTTATTTACTTTATTGTTATAAATTCACCCATCTTGAGGAAAGTATTATGAAAAAATTAATTATCGCATCTTTAGCTGCTATGTTTGTACTGACTGGTTGCAACACTTTTAAAGGTTTAGGCCAAGACGTATCAAGTGCTGGTAGCGCTGTAACGGGTAGTGCTCAAGAAGTACAAAACAAAATCTAGGTTTTAATACTCAGATTTAATGTTTAAAAGGCTTACCTTATTGGTAAGCCTTTTTTTTATGCTGTTTTTGATGCTCATTTATAGAAGGGGATAGCCAGTTAGAAATAAAATAGATACATTTGTGTCAGGGTGCTACTGGTATCTTAGGATACAAAGTTATGGTCGTTCATAACGAACTAGGCTACAAAAACTCTCGCAATATCTGATTGAGATAACGCTGACCTAGTGCGGTAGGTTGT
The sequence above is a segment of the Psychrobacter sp. PL19 genome. Coding sequences within it:
- the glnE gene encoding bifunctional [glutamate--ammonia ligase]-adenylyl-L-tyrosine phosphorylase/[glutamate--ammonia-ligase] adenylyltransferase, which gives rise to MLSATPNSTGYQPTPIQLQVLETASEFAYQIWESRTVSCQTFLRSYPLEYTLTRQQIDDLIQDYTLDENYQLADESKVMSGLRHLRMLLMMRWIWQDALALITLEQLTDELSEFADGCILFAKEYTYQHLARQYGHPMFINAKGNSQIDDMAIMAMGKLGAHELNLSSDIDLIFVHQGRGETDGDKAQGTRSIDNKRFMTRLGQGIIKLLDNNTADGFVFRVDMRLRPWGDGSDLAIHLSALKKYFTHHGRPWERFAWLKARVVGQIPPPFYDQLQALIKPFVFRYYVDYSAFSALREMKSLIQNQVAQREDLDNIKLGAGGIRDIEFIVQAFQLIHGGRHPQLQVKSCLQALQALCKLGYLEQLTYEQLQAAYRFLRRLEHGIQAINDQQTQRLPHDAQWQHNLAITLGFEDWTALLTTLNHHRDTVNVPFERMVTERQTPAQEDTALEPVDLDKKIAQLDTVLTEENRAQLAVFWQSKMVANLSDEARTRLDEAYPLIVHALLSHQEHQQLANTALPRLIALLEAICRRSIYLVMIAENPNATVELIPMLSASPWIAKELARYPVLLDTFLQQRYRHLPDKPELRDILRQQLLRVEPSDEEKLLSVLRLFKKNQVLAVAASDVLAERPIMKVSDSLTHIAAVVLEAALERAFAEIVKRYGYPIAQDGDPVTEADCGFAIIGYGKLGGLELSYSSDLDLVFLHKIKEQGMTTGEHSVSGMKFAARLAQKLMTFLNTQTRDGRAYEVDMRLRPSGNAGMMVVSCHAFETYQLRKAWSWEHQALVRARAICGDKRVTMRFCDIRRTVLALPRTLEQVRIEVTSMRIKMQKHLGTSQWQQQAGKFHLKQDAGGIIDIEFLAQFAVLAYSHDYPTLTKWSDNVRIFEEVALLGIWNTQVCQDLTDAYLRIRAATHQLALSEQSLLVDESLWTDTRALVQAQWQHLMGVEPTEEQ
- a CDS encoding N(5)-(carboxyethyl)ornithine synthase — its product is MKKIGFPISDKLNENRRALTPSYLINLKNPSCIYIEKGYGEVLGYSDEDYVQWGIHIATREQVLKKDIICDPKVGDADYLNQLNGQIIFGWIHAIQNIGITNKLIENHITAYAWEDMFDQGRHVFWRNNEIAGEAAIVHAYTLHGLFPYNTKVALIGRGNIARGALKVLTMMGAEVTVYDRRTEAFFRKDVGSYDVLVNGVLWNTNRKDHIIYKEDLKRMKKGALIIDISCDRNGGFETSVPTTLNNPTYIIDNIVHYVVDHTPTLFHKTVSDSLSENLISYLDDLIEGTANPVLESALIIKNGSIIDQRINDFQGR
- a CDS encoding polysaccharide pyruvyl transferase family protein, producing the protein MRLLKNKLNKILEFIEDKNDVIFIDFPLYHNIGDLLILSGTVQFFKNNNINIKSHLSVHNTNVSCVKSSVTKSTTIICQGGGNFGDIYDIHQILRENIIKAFPNNRVIILPQTAFFSESKNKEKSKNIFRSHNNVIMFARDKPTYDVFKEFSDHTYLMPDMAHELYDTLPKSVKEKPILYFLRNDIEVNPTQLQLQKKIKEDDYFDWSDWLTKNDHRVLRRVYKLTRLNKKLRLNLLDKVIFKIWSSHSEALVHRMSKKFSSYDGVVTSRLHGHILSCLVDVPSSVVDNSYGKNIAYYELWTKDLEIASIWNG
- the tusD gene encoding sulfurtransferase complex subunit TusD, which codes for MLATAAPTTLLLITADPSHPLAHLALRYARALLQLTVTATAASNEGDDGTGQLNSSDVPHSPATSDNIKQPLNIFFYADAAYTANRLRWQSADQLNLTQQWQRLSEQYQLPLPSCVSTALTRGISDTDNSARHRLDGENLATGFHLVGLSELAMMMQGDCRLIQF
- a CDS encoding tRNA (cytidine(34)-2'-O)-methyltransferase; translation: MTIHIVLVAPKMPSNTGNIIRLCANSGAQLHLVRPLGFELDDKKLRRAGLDYHEYAHLKVHDDWMVAKQALIAADCQIITALTTKLSKPFYDYDFTAQPNANSKDSLKDSLKDSLEDSPEQSSNTDANGALNTAPNVALVFGSETAGLLEVIRDDIGAAHWLRLPMLPDSRSLNLSNSVAICLYEVWRQQGFGGDEGRSVGYETLTVYDPK
- a CDS encoding entericidin A/B family lipoprotein yields the protein MKKLIIASLAAMFVLTGCNTFKGLGQDVSSAGSAVTGSAQEVQNKI
- a CDS encoding TusE/DsrC/DsvC family sulfur relay protein — translated: MTISTKPTIANNASISSGDITLDQDGHLCDHSIWTPILAQQLADTLDVNLSVEHLQILQQVRAFFDKFNHAPATRPLIKWLQQTLPEHEISNQKLQQLFNTGLVARHVNRLAGLPKPPNCL
- a CDS encoding branched-chain amino acid transaminase produces the protein MNMATQDGKLWMNGTMIDQPDAKVHVLTHSLHYGIAVFEGVRAYQTADKRTAVFRLTDHVERLLGSAFIFQLEVPFDAATLEQAHKDVVKQNNLEEAYIRPLIWLGAEKLGLAAHDNSVNAMVAAWHWGAYLGEEGIQNGIRVKTSSYTHHLPNVTMCKAKASSNYPVSIMANREVTRNGYDEAIMMDSQGYVCQGSGENLFLVKNGELHTPDLAGGALDGITRRTIIQFAADLGIKVTERRITRDEFYLADEIFMTGTAAEVTPIREYDDRKIGNGGRGEMTEKLQTLYFDVVHGRNEQYMGWLDFID